Proteins from one Camelina sativa cultivar DH55 chromosome 8, Cs, whole genome shotgun sequence genomic window:
- the LOC109125972 gene encoding two pore calcium channel protein 1-like, with translation MEDPLIGRDSRGGGTDRVRRSEAITHGTPFQKAAALVDLAEDGIGLPEQILDQSSFGESAKYYFIFTRLDLIWSLNYFALLFLNFFEQPLWCEKNPTPSCKDRDYYYLGELPYLTNAESIIYEASSELMSCLPLIFAIDA, from the exons ATGGAAGACCCGTTGATTGGTAGAGATAGTCGTGGTGGTGGTACGGATCGAGTTCGTCGATCAGAAGCTATCACCCATGGTACTCCGTTTCAGAAAGCTGCTGCACTCGTTGATCTg GCTGAAGATGGTATTGGTCTTCCTGAGCAAATACTTGATCAGTCGAGCTTTGGGGAGTCTGCGAAGTATTACTTCATCTTCACACGCTTGGATCTGATCTGGTCACTCAACTATTTCGCTCTGCTTTTCCTTAACTTCTTTGAG CAACCACTGTGGTGTGAAAAAAATCCTACACCATCTTGCAAAGACAGAGATTACTACTACCTGGGGGAGTTACCGTACTTGACCAATGCAGAATCCATTATTTATGAGGCAAGTAGTGAGCTTATGTCTTGTTTGCCTTTGATTTTCGCTATAGATGCATAG